The following nucleotide sequence is from Kineobactrum salinum.
GGCATTATCAACAAAACCCAGGTGAAAGTTGGGACTTCACGGCCACTCAACAGATGATTCTGGCCACGTGGAATATGGGCGGCAGGGATCGAAAAGTTTTGATGCAGGCACCAAAGAATGGATTCTTTTATGTTATCGATCGAAGCAATGGGGAACTAATTTCCGCAGAAAATTTTGTGCCGGTCAACTGGGCATCCGGGATTGATAAAGTCACTGGAAGGCCGATTGAAAACCCAGAAGCGCGCTATCGCGAAGCACCTTTTGTAATGAGGCCTAATGCCTTAGGAGCACATAGCTGGCATCCAATGGCTTATAACCCTGAAAAGCAATTAGTCTACATACCTATATACCATTCACTGTTTGCCTATGGCAATGAACCTGATTTTAAATTCCAACCTGGTATATGGAATAATGCGATCGATCAGGCGTTGTTACAGGTGCCTGATGATCCTGAAGAAATGCGGAAAGGCTCCGCCGGCTTCGAGGGACGGCTGCTGGCGTGGGACCCCGTGGCCCAAAAGGAAGTGTGGTCTGTGCGTCACCCCACAATGCAAAATGGCGGCGTGCTCGCTACCGCGGGACACCTAGTATTTCAGGGCACTGGAACGGGCTGGTTCGAAGCGCGTCACGCGGATACTGGCAAGTTGTTGTGGAGGTTTGATGCTCGGGACGGGATAATCGCAGGGCCGGTCAGTTATCAACCGAACGGTACTCAGTACGTGGCTCTCGTGGCGGGTTACGGGGGCGCTTTCGGCATTGGTGAGGGGGTCGATACACCTAAAATTCGACCCAATGGTCGGGTTCTGGTCTTCAGTCTCAATGGGGCGGCGGAGTTACCCTTGCCAACAAAAGAGGTGCTGTTTCCTCTTGACCCGCCGGAGACCCGTTTTACTGAAGTACAGATAGATCGTGGACGTTTGCTCTACACCACGCATTGCTATCGTTGTCATGGTGCCGGCGCTCAGTCGACAGGGGTTTTGCCTGATCTTCGGCGATCTCCAGCCCTGGCTAATAACGATTACTGGCGAGCCATCCTCATAGACGGTGTTTTAGCAAGTAAAGGGATGGTCTCGTTTGCCGAGTGGATGACTTCCGAAGAGATCGAATCTGTTCGGGCCTATGTGGTACACAAGGCGAGGATCGCTCAAGAGCAGGAAGCAAAGAAAGAAAGGTGAGCTTGGCTTGCGGAATCTCAAGCTCAATGACCAATAGCAAGCGTGGAAGGCGAATCGTTAGTTGTAGCTTTGGCTTGTGTGTGACATTATTTCCTGGCTCAGCATTTCATATAACTACTATGATTGGAGGAAATGGTGTTCAAGCCGACAACCTTGCGTGTGTATCTGCTCCGAGCCCGTGAGGCTGGTTTTGACCCTGACGAGATTCTTCGAGGAAGCGGCGTGACGTGGAATGACGTTGACTCCCTAAAGCCTTTTGAACTCGATACCATTGCGGATCTATTCCACTACATTGCCCGCGCTACACCACCCGATTTCGCTATGAAATGTGGGTATGCATGTTCAATTCGAGATTTCGGCATAGTGGGCTTTTCCATGATGAGTATGCCTTCACTCCGTGACGCCTTTGAGTACTACACCCGCTACTCCTTGTTAGCAGGGCACCCACTAGTCAGTACGGTGGTAGAGGACGGAAATCAATGGAAAATGCACTTCGTGCCACGGAGAATTATGTCTACCGAGGCGCTGCGTTTCTGTCTCGAGGTATCTATCGCCGGCATGGAGCCAGTGATACGGGAATTGACTGAGCAGCCAGCGATTACCACTGGAATCGAGTTCACCTTTGGCAAACCGTCTTCGGACTCGAGGTACGGTCTATTTGGTACTAATGTTATTCGTTTCGGCTCCAAAGCCTCTGCCTATTGCGGCCACCGGACTGATCTTGACCGGCCTATACGCTCTTGGGATGGTGAGGTTAGTCATTTATGTTACCAACAAAGTGACAAGTTCCTTGCCGAACTGACAAGGTCGAGGTCCATCAGGGAGCAGTTGGAGGATCTGATGTTGATTTCGGCGGGGGAAATGCCTTCTGTGGACGATATGGCCAAAGCTCTGCGTATGAGTCGCCGTTCACTGCAACGTCAACTTACCAACCAGAGCCTCAGTTACCAAGAGATTGCTAAGGAGTTTCGCATGCGCCACGCCATAGCGCTATTGATGGAAGATCGTTCAAATGTTAAAACCATCGCGTTTTCGCTGGGCTTTCGGGACGTGAGTAGTTTTAGGCGTGCATTTCGTATATGGACGGGGCTTTCCATTGGGGAATGGAAGGCCGCGAATGTTGTGAAGGACGCAAGATGTGTGAAGCAGAGAGTGGTGGTTAACTTGGATAGTATGAGAGCTAAGGTCGGATATCATCATACCACTCTACGTAGTCCTGCTTCCTTCACTGGCCATTGAAACTTTTTCAACTCAGGCGCCCCTGATGTTTCTCGATTGCTGAGCGACCGCATTCATGTGCCACTTCTTCACACATCCGCCAGTGGCCTGGTAGTGTGTGGGTCGCTTCCCCCAATGCGCTTTAGGAGATATCTTCGAACAGGGAGGAACGGAAAATCTCCGAGAATTCGTCGAGCATTTCGCGCGCCGTTGCATCGTAGGCCTGTACCTCAATGAGATAAAATAGCCTATCCATCAATAAATAGAGCATGACAAAACGAATGAGGAATTTTCTGCGTTGCTTTCCCTCGGGAATTGTCTTGACTATGGCCATAGCCTCTGCCAATCGGTGAGTTGTGGGTACGAGTTCGGCTGCGAGTTCGGGGTCGCTCCTGGTGGCGTCCCAGAAAGCATCACAAAGGACATGCATGCGCTCCCACATCTCGCCATACTGATCCATCCATCCACGAATGCCGTCGTGACTAGGTTGCTCGAGTTCGTCGAATTGCTCGAGAGTCTTTTTAACGTCCACGTTGATATGACCCTGGAGTTCTCTTGCGACATCCGCCTTGCTACTGTAGTAGCGATAGAAAGTTGTCGCTGTCGTGCCGGCAAGTTTGGCGATCTGGTTTACGCTGGTTGCCTGATAGCCGTGTTTGATGAAAAGCTCGGCAGCGCTAGCGGTTAGTCGCTTACGGGTCAGGGTTTTCTGTTGTTCCCGAAGTGAAGCCACTGTGCGGCTCTCAGGTCCTGAGGTCGATTTGGTATATCTAGCCTTTCCAGAGTTGAGCTTACTCATTTTCCCCGTTTGTCCTTTTCCGGCCTATTGAGAACTGGGTTAGCCGTAGCCCCGGGCTAAGCCCTGTGGGCGGCCCAGACCAAAGTCTACCGCAAACGTGACTGAGAGTGAAATTATAGTTGACACTCGACCTCAAAATGTTACACACTCTAACAGAACGGGCCATTAAGAACCATAAAGTAGCTCTATGGCACTAAATAATAGGTAATATAATACGGGTAGCATCACTATGATAGAAATCGAGGTTCAACGGGAGCTGGAACAGCTCCTTCTTTCCTATTGCTACGCACTTGATCGCAGAGACTACGCTACAGTAAAGCAGCTGTATCACGATGGGGCCGAAGACGACCATGGTGACTATCGGGGGGAGTGGATGGTTTAATCGCCTGGCTGAGCAATGTTCAGGAAGACTTGGAGAGCTCCTCTCACACTCTGAGTAATATGAGATTTGCACGTAGGGACGATTACGCAGAGAGCGAGTGTCGTGGCATTACCTATCTGTGCCTCAAAGGTAGCCCTCCGCAAAATGTGATGGTCGTGGGTCGCCATTTCGACAAGTATGAGCGACGCGAAGGAGTCTGGGGTTTCACTCATCGGGCGTTGTGTGTCGATTGGGTGCAGCTTATGCCGCGCGTCGATGCGGAGTTCGATCTGACCGGTGCCGTGGAGCCCGGGAAAATGGGCCCTGATGATCCATTTTATTCCAGGCTTGAGCTGCTGCCGGGAACTGTAAAGACAGTTGGAACCGCTAGGGGCAACTGATAGATCCATTTTTTCCACCAACCGAGGGAATCTCATGATTAACAAATATAAGCTGATTTCTTGTCCCGAAGTACTGCGTCTTCCCGTCATGTCCGCCCTTGTACTGAACGGATTACTTCCGGCATCCGGCACTTATGCAGCAGAAGTGTCCGTGGGCGCGCTGGAAGAAGTTGTTGTTACGGCGCAACGGCGCGAGGAACGCTTGTCCGAAGTACCGATGTCAATTTCCGCCTTTACTGGCACAGATATGCAGCTTGCGTCGATCAACGATACTCAGGGTCTGAGCATGAAAGTCCCCGGGCTGGTCTATCCCGCGAGTGATAATTTCGCGATGCCCTACATTCGTGGTGTGGGTATGGCCTTTGCCGCGAACGGTCTCGAAGTTCCAATCGCCACCTACATCGATGACGTTTACATCCAGCAACAAACGGGATCAATTGCGCAACTTGTGGACCTGGAAAGAGTTCAAGTGCTGAAAGGTCCTCAGGGAACGCTGTACGGGCGAAATGCAACAGGGGGCGCCATCGTAGTTAACACAATGGATCCCACAGAAGAACTGGAGGGTTATGTCCGACTCGGTTATGGAAGATTTGACTCCCTGCGTTCTGAAGGCGTACTAAATGTCCCACTCTCAGATACTGTAAGTGCGCGTGTGGCACTACAGTTGTTTGATCGCAGAGAGGGCTACATCGAGAATGTGTTTACCGGCAATGACCTTGGGGAGGACAAGCGAGTAACGGCTCGGGCGAAAGTCGCTTGGCGACCCTCTGAGGCTACCGAAGTGATCGGTTCCTTCGAGCGTTTTCGGGGCGATGATACGATCAATGCACACGCCCATGGAGAGGTGTCGGTATGCACAGGATGCGCTGCGTATGGCGTGACTCCTCCGAGTGGTTTCTATGAGGTTTTTCAGGATCACGAAACACAAACACAAAGTGACGCGGACCTGAGTATATTGCGTATTTCCCACGATTTTGGAAACCTGGAGTTCTACAGCGTGACTTCCTACAGGGAGTATGTTTTCTCTGGGGAGTTCGATCAGGATTTTACATCCGCACCATTATTTGTCTACAGCACGAGAAACGAGTCCGAGACGATAGAGCAGGAATTTCGTCTAACCTCAAGCTTTGAAGGTGCCCTCAACTTCGCGGCCGGCGTCTTTTATGAAAAAGATTCAACGGATGCACCGGCATTCTTGCGTGGTGACGCGTTCGGAGCACTCGTTCCTGGAGCCGAAAAAATTGAGTCCAAACTCGATGCAGCGGCAGTGTTTGGGGAAATTTACTATGATCTGAGTGATAATTGGAAATTTACTCTAGGCGGACGTTACAACCGGGATGATCGTTCTCTGGAGATCCGGAACAATCCCGATGGTGTGTTGGTATTTGGGGTCGAGGCGTTCAAGCTGGAAGACACCTTCACAGACTTTACCCCGAGAGTCGTGCTCGCGTATAACAACGATGATGTCAATCTCTACGCGAGCTACAACGAAGGTTTCAAAAGCGGTGGGTACAACTCAGCGGTCTTTACGCCACCGGAAGCGTTGACTTCGGAAAAAATCAAGAGCTATGAAATAGGGGGCAAATTCGGTTTGTTGGACAATCGGATGAGGCTCAACACTTCTGTGTTTTTCTATACCTACGATGATATGCAGGTCACATTCTATGACCCGCTTACTTCAGCGCTCATCTTACGCAACGCCGCTGATTCGGAGAGTGTTGGGGTCGATTTTGACCTGACTTGGGCAGCAACAGAGTCATTGACTATCGGTTTCGGAGGTCAGTACCTGGATGCTGAGTTCAAATCATTCCCCAACGGCTCCATATATGTACCCGCTCCGGGAGCCCTGGTGCCCGAGGAAGCCGATCTGAGTGGGGAGCCTTTGCCTAATGCCCCAGAATGGTCGGGATTCATCAGTGCAGACTACATCCACCCTATCGGTAATGGCCTTGAGCTGGCTCTTGGCATCGTAGCTAATTATACCGACGAATACGACTTTATGCCGGGGGCGGGCGGTCCACTGCAACTTGACAGACAGGAATCGATGACGCGAGTGAATGCAACGGCCTCGATCGGCAGCCCCGACCAAGGATGGTCCGTGATGTTGTGGGTAGAAAACCTCACGGACAAAGAATATTACAATAACAGGCTCGCAACCGGGTTTGGTGATCAGCTGACCATGGCCCTTCCAAGAATGTATGGGGCGAGTGTGGAGTGGCGCTTCTGATGGAAGAGTACGATTACATTATAGTTGGCGCTGGTTCAGCGGGATGCGTTTTATCTGAGAGATTGTCGGTGAGCGGCGAGCATTCTGTCCTCTTGATCGAAGCTGGCCCGGACGATAGTAATCCATTCGTTTCCATGCCGATGGGTTTGTTCAAACTTTTTGCTGATCCTTCCAAGACATGGAGCTACCTGCTGGAACCTGATAGTGAGACAGGCAAACAGCATGCGTGGCTACGTGGCAAGATGATTGGCGGATCGAGCTCCATAAATGGCATGCTCTACTTTCGTGGTCAGCCCCAGGATTACGATGGCTGGAAGGAATTGGGCTGTGAAGGCTGGGGTTGGGAAGCAATGCGAGAGGTATTCCGAGCCATAGAGGATCATGAGCTGGGTGACGATGGTGTTAGAGGTGTCGGTGGTCCATTGCATGTGTCAGTGCAAAGGGAGAAGACGCCGCTTACGGAGGCCATACTTAAAGCGGGCGCGGCACTGGGCCTCCCTGTCCGCGAAGACCTGAACCGGGAGGAGCAGGAAGGCATCGGCTACAGTCCGCGTACTATCAAGAACGGTCGCCGCGTCAGCGCAGCTGATGCGTTTCTTAAACCCGCAATGGGGCGAGATAACCTCACAGTTGTTACTGATACACTGGTAACAAACATTGATTTTGACGGCAGGCGGGCGAGTGGCGTCTCGACTGTCCAAGGAGAAAATAAACGAAGCTATAAGGCCCGCCGTGAAATAATTCTTTCCGCAGGCGCCCTGCAGTCACCGGTAATTCTCCAGCACTCAGGTGTCGGGCCGGCTCATTTGCTGAGGAAATACGGAATTCCAATTATTCACGATAGCCCCGGAGTTGGCCGGAATGCCAGGGAACACAAGGTTGTGACTATAATATCTCGGCTGTCGGCGCACAGTCTCAACAAGGAATACCGAGGCTGGCGAAAATATATGAATGGGATACGGTACTTCCTGACGCGAAGCGGTCCACTGACCGCAACCTACGACATTAATGCCTTTGTACGGACCAGCGATACTCTTGATCGGCCTGACGCGCAACTTACCTTCTGGGCTGTTACCCCGGATCTTAATTCGTCCGTATATCAACCGGATAGTAAACCTGGCTTGTTCTTCATGGGTTACCCTTTGCGCTCGGACAGCCAAGGCGTGGTTAGCATTACATCTAGCGACCCGCGCGATCCACCTTCGATACAGGCAAATTTCCTTACCACGGAGCATGACAAAAAAGTTATCGTTGATCTGTTTCGCTACGCGCGCCGTTTGCTTGAGCAAGCACCTGTATCAGATTACATCGTTGAAGAATTACATCCAGGCCCAGCTGTACAAACCGATGAAGATATTATCGCGGCCTGCCATCAGGATACGACCTGCATGCATACCGTCGGGACCTGTCGGATGGGGCCAGAAACTGATGTAGAAGCGGTGCTCGATAGTCAACTTCGCGTACGTGGTGTGGAAGGGTTGCGAGTAGTGGATTGTTCTGTCATGCCAACACAAGTTTCAGGTAACACCGCTGGCCCCGTCATGGCCATCGCCTGGCATGCGGCCGACATGATATTGGCCGACACCGTGTCGCGTCGATCGTGATATTAGGGAGAATTATTGTATGAGCATAGTATTTGGTGGAATTCGTCAGCTTGGCATGGTGGTCCGCGACGCGGATAAAGCGATGGAGGAGTGGGGGAAGCTTGGTGTAGGTCCTTGGTTTACAATGCGGAACTTTATCGTGGACGACTTTATTTACCGTGGAAAAACTTCCCCCGCACCCGAATTGACACTTTGCTTCGCATGTTCCGGGGCTTTACAGATTGAACTGATTCAGCAGCACAACGATGTGCCGAGTGCCTACCAGGATTTTCTCGCCCAGGGTAAAGAGGGCGCGCAGCATGTTGCGGCTTGGTTCAGTGATCATGACAGTTATGACGCCAAACGGGCACAATTGATGGCGCGGGGCTTCGAGCTCATTCATGAGGGAGCTGCGCGGGAGAATGATTCAAGGTTTGCATATTTTGAAACTGGGGAGCCCGGAGGGCTTATGTTTGAAATCGCAGAAGCCACATTGCCAAATCTCGAAGAGTTTCAGCAAACCATTGTACAGGCCGCAATCGATTGGGATGGCCGCCAGCTGATAGCGCTTTAGATCACTAGGTGAAATCACGGAATTAGGTCTCTCGCAGTATCGCGAGAGAAATCTGCACGGCCAAAGGGAAATCACCGAATGACACCGAACAGGCAAACGCTCCTCGAAATATTCTCGAAAATGTCTCTTTCAAAGCAAAGCGACGAAAAAATGCGGTCCGCGATAAAATCTGGAAAGTTGTCGTTGCCGTACTATTCTGCCCGCGGGCAGGAGTGTATTCCTGCCGCCGTATCCGCCTGCCTTCGTACTGATGACTACATCTGCACGATCTACCGAGGTATGCACGATGCCCTAAGCAAAGGCGTTCCACTTAAACTTTTGTGGGCGGAGTACGCAGGCAAAGCATCCGGAACCTGCAAGGGTAAGGGTGGGCCAATGCATATAACTCATCCGGAATCGGGGGTTATGGTAACCACCGGTATTGTCGGCTCGTCAATGCCGGTGGCAAACGGCCTGGCATGGGCATCCCAGTTATCCGGTGACGGCCGAGTTACGGTGGCATATTTTGGTGACGGTGCAAGTAATATAGGTGCTTTCCATGAGGCGCTAAATCTTGCGTCACTTTGGAAATTACCGGTAATTTTCGTTTGCCAGAACAATCATTACTCAGAACATACCCGCTTTGCAGCGGGAACGGCCGTAGATAGAGTCTCGCGGCGTGCCGACAGCTACTCCATGCCGGGAGTCACAGTGAATGGTAACGATCCCGTTGACGTGTATGCCGCTGCTGAACTTGCGATAGCAAGGGCACGTGCCGGAGACGGCCCGACATTGATTGAAGCGATGACATTCCGCTTGTTTGGGCACGTATTCGGCGACGATGACTCGGTAATGCTACCAGGAGAACGGGAAGAGGCTATGAAGAGTGATCCGTATCCCATATTCCGTAGCCGATTGATTGCGGAAGGGAACGCCGCCGAAGACGAGCTTGCGGAGATCGAGGCGGCACATGCTTTGCAAGTGAACGACGCGTTACGGTATGCACTCGAGAGCGAATACCCCGGGGTTAATGAACTGTGCCATGACGTCTATGCTACGGAGACATTATCGTGACCGACAAAATGAACATGCTCAATGCAATAAATCTTGCTTTACATGATGCGATGAAGGATGACGATCGCGTCCTGGTCCTTGGAGAAGATGTAGGTGATGAACAAGGTGGCGGCGTAATAGGTGCTACAGCAGGTCTCACCAAGCAATTTGGTGCTGACAGAGTGAAGTCAACGCCCATCTCCGAGCAAGCTATTATGGGAGCGGCAATAGGCGCTGCAGTTGCGGGCTATCGACCCGTTGCCGAGATAATGCTGATGAACTTCACGACGGTGGCCATGGACATGATCGTCAACCATGCCGCCAAACTTCGCTATATGTCAGGGGGCAGACCAGTGTGCCTTTGACCATCAGGACCATGACCGGATCGGGTATGGGCAATGGGGGGCAACATAGCGATTTCTTGGAAGGGTGGTTTGCTCATACTGCAGGGATAAAAGTCGTTGTTCCTTCCACTCCTGCAGATGCGTACGGTTTGCTTCGCACCTGCATCGAAGATGAGGACCCCTGTCTTTTTATTGAAACTATGCCACTTTTATGGACCCTCGGTTCTGCTCCGGAACCAGGAAGCTATGTACCACTGGGCAAGGCGCGCACTGTCCGTGAAGGAACCGACGCAACGGTCATAACCTATGGGCGCCAGGTTTTCGAGGCGGTTGCTGCCGCAGAAGAATTGCAAAAGCAGGATATCTCTGTAGAGGTGATAGACCTGCGCAGCATTTCACCATGGGACAAGGAAGCCGTGCTGAAATCCGTGTCAAAGACACACACCGCTATTGTGCTTCATGAGGCAGTGAGAAATTTTGGCCCCGGTGCGGAGATCGCTTCTAGTATTCAGGAGGAACTCTTCGGAGTACTAAGCGGGCCGGTATT
It contains:
- a CDS encoding PQQ-dependent dehydrogenase, methanol/ethanol family, producing MMHITQNAIPLILIIAASLYTAGNSAGESNAIALDEWPFHGGSPLEQRFSPYSQVNVENISDLGLAWSFEFNSKRGQEATPIVVDGVMYVSTAWSRVYALNAVSGEMLWHFDPQVSGATAFKACCDVVNRGVAVSEGRVFLGALDGRLIALNAKTGKLLWSVDTIDPDKAYTITGAPRVFDDKVIIGNGGAEYGVRGYVTAYNASTGREVWRFYTVPGAPDAEADGAASDQILRELALPTWHGDWYKYGGGGTVWDSIVYDPELHQLYIGVGNGSPWNHQVRSDGKGDNLFLASIIALDPDTGAYKWHYQQNPGESWDFTATQQMILATWNMGGRDRKVLMQAPKNGFFYVIDRSNGELISAENFVPVNWASGIDKVTGRPIENPEARYREAPFVMRPNALGAHSWHPMAYNPEKQLVYIPIYHSLFAYGNEPDFKFQPGIWNNAIDQALLQVPDDPEEMRKGSAGFEGRLLAWDPVAQKEVWSVRHPTMQNGGVLATAGHLVFQGTGTGWFEARHADTGKLLWRFDARDGIIAGPVSYQPNGTQYVALVAGYGGAFGIGEGVDTPKIRPNGRVLVFSLNGAAELPLPTKEVLFPLDPPETRFTEVQIDRGRLLYTTHCYRCHGAGAQSTGVLPDLRRSPALANNDYWRAILIDGVLASKGMVSFAEWMTSEEIESVRAYVVHKARIAQEQEAKKER
- a CDS encoding helix-turn-helix domain-containing protein, with product MVFKPTTLRVYLLRAREAGFDPDEILRGSGVTWNDVDSLKPFELDTIADLFHYIARATPPDFAMKCGYACSIRDFGIVGFSMMSMPSLRDAFEYYTRYSLLAGHPLVSTVVEDGNQWKMHFVPRRIMSTEALRFCLEVSIAGMEPVIRELTEQPAITTGIEFTFGKPSSDSRYGLFGTNVIRFGSKASAYCGHRTDLDRPIRSWDGEVSHLCYQQSDKFLAELTRSRSIREQLEDLMLISAGEMPSVDDMAKALRMSRRSLQRQLTNQSLSYQEIAKEFRMRHAIALLMEDRSNVKTIAFSLGFRDVSSFRRAFRIWTGLSIGEWKAANVVKDARCVKQRVVVNLDSMRAKVGYHHTTLRSPASFTGH
- a CDS encoding TetR/AcrR family transcriptional regulator, which translates into the protein MSKLNSGKARYTKSTSGPESRTVASLREQQKTLTRKRLTASAAELFIKHGYQATSVNQIAKLAGTTATTFYRYYSSKADVARELQGHINVDVKKTLEQFDELEQPSHDGIRGWMDQYGEMWERMHVLCDAFWDATRSDPELAAELVPTTHRLAEAMAIVKTIPEGKQRRKFLIRFVMLYLLMDRLFYLIEVQAYDATAREMLDEFSEIFRSSLFEDIS
- a CDS encoding nuclear transport factor 2 family protein, which encodes MDGLIAWLSNVQEDLESSSHTLSNMRFARRDDYAESECRGITYLCLKGSPPQNVMVVGRHFDKYERREGVWGFTHRALCVDWVQLMPRVDAEFDLTGAVEPGKMGPDDPFYSRLELLPGTVKTVGTARGN
- a CDS encoding TonB-dependent receptor, with protein sequence MINKYKLISCPEVLRLPVMSALVLNGLLPASGTYAAEVSVGALEEVVVTAQRREERLSEVPMSISAFTGTDMQLASINDTQGLSMKVPGLVYPASDNFAMPYIRGVGMAFAANGLEVPIATYIDDVYIQQQTGSIAQLVDLERVQVLKGPQGTLYGRNATGGAIVVNTMDPTEELEGYVRLGYGRFDSLRSEGVLNVPLSDTVSARVALQLFDRREGYIENVFTGNDLGEDKRVTARAKVAWRPSEATEVIGSFERFRGDDTINAHAHGEVSVCTGCAAYGVTPPSGFYEVFQDHETQTQSDADLSILRISHDFGNLEFYSVTSYREYVFSGEFDQDFTSAPLFVYSTRNESETIEQEFRLTSSFEGALNFAAGVFYEKDSTDAPAFLRGDAFGALVPGAEKIESKLDAAAVFGEIYYDLSDNWKFTLGGRYNRDDRSLEIRNNPDGVLVFGVEAFKLEDTFTDFTPRVVLAYNNDDVNLYASYNEGFKSGGYNSAVFTPPEALTSEKIKSYEIGGKFGLLDNRMRLNTSVFFYTYDDMQVTFYDPLTSALILRNAADSESVGVDFDLTWAATESLTIGFGGQYLDAEFKSFPNGSIYVPAPGALVPEEADLSGEPLPNAPEWSGFISADYIHPIGNGLELALGIVANYTDEYDFMPGAGGPLQLDRQESMTRVNATASIGSPDQGWSVMLWVENLTDKEYYNNRLATGFGDQLTMALPRMYGASVEWRF
- a CDS encoding GMC family oxidoreductase, yielding MEEYDYIIVGAGSAGCVLSERLSVSGEHSVLLIEAGPDDSNPFVSMPMGLFKLFADPSKTWSYLLEPDSETGKQHAWLRGKMIGGSSSINGMLYFRGQPQDYDGWKELGCEGWGWEAMREVFRAIEDHELGDDGVRGVGGPLHVSVQREKTPLTEAILKAGAALGLPVREDLNREEQEGIGYSPRTIKNGRRVSAADAFLKPAMGRDNLTVVTDTLVTNIDFDGRRASGVSTVQGENKRSYKARREIILSAGALQSPVILQHSGVGPAHLLRKYGIPIIHDSPGVGRNAREHKVVTIISRLSAHSLNKEYRGWRKYMNGIRYFLTRSGPLTATYDINAFVRTSDTLDRPDAQLTFWAVTPDLNSSVYQPDSKPGLFFMGYPLRSDSQGVVSITSSDPRDPPSIQANFLTTEHDKKVIVDLFRYARRLLEQAPVSDYIVEELHPGPAVQTDEDIIAACHQDTTCMHTVGTCRMGPETDVEAVLDSQLRVRGVEGLRVVDCSVMPTQVSGNTAGPVMAIAWHAADMILADTVSRRS
- a CDS encoding VOC family protein — protein: MSIVFGGIRQLGMVVRDADKAMEEWGKLGVGPWFTMRNFIVDDFIYRGKTSPAPELTLCFACSGALQIELIQQHNDVPSAYQDFLAQGKEGAQHVAAWFSDHDSYDAKRAQLMARGFELIHEGAARENDSRFAYFETGEPGGLMFEIAEATLPNLEEFQQTIVQAAIDWDGRQLIAL
- a CDS encoding thiamine pyrophosphate-dependent dehydrogenase E1 component subunit alpha, which codes for MTPNRQTLLEIFSKMSLSKQSDEKMRSAIKSGKLSLPYYSARGQECIPAAVSACLRTDDYICTIYRGMHDALSKGVPLKLLWAEYAGKASGTCKGKGGPMHITHPESGVMVTTGIVGSSMPVANGLAWASQLSGDGRVTVAYFGDGASNIGAFHEALNLASLWKLPVIFVCQNNHYSEHTRFAAGTAVDRVSRRADSYSMPGVTVNGNDPVDVYAAAELAIARARAGDGPTLIEAMTFRLFGHVFGDDDSVMLPGEREEAMKSDPYPIFRSRLIAEGNAAEDELAEIEAAHALQVNDALRYALESEYPGVNELCHDVYATETLS
- a CDS encoding alpha-ketoacid dehydrogenase subunit beta; amino-acid sequence: MPLTIRTMTGSGMGNGGQHSDFLEGWFAHTAGIKVVVPSTPADAYGLLRTCIEDEDPCLFIETMPLLWTLGSAPEPGSYVPLGKARTVREGTDATVITYGRQVFEAVAAAEELQKQDISVEVIDLRSISPWDKEAVLKSVSKTHTAIVLHEAVRNFGPGAEIASSIQEELFGVLSGPVLRLGGAFSPVPFSNVLESAFVPGIDEIVGAIKQATSRKPALV